One Streptomyces sp. P9-A2 DNA window includes the following coding sequences:
- a CDS encoding ATP-binding protein: MPSTETFRIPKHRRHVSVARRRLREALADWAVAEELTETVVLLASELVTNAVLHCRVSCAQVRVTLTLDGAELVLGVTDPDRDRLPRPHRPALGEEGGRGLALVTALADTWGCRQGPYTKCVWARFTLTETARAHAPATS; encoded by the coding sequence ACACGTGTCAGTGGCTCGGCGGCGTTTACGCGAAGCCCTCGCGGACTGGGCCGTCGCCGAGGAACTCACGGAGACCGTCGTCCTGCTGGCGAGCGAGCTGGTCACGAACGCCGTGCTCCACTGCCGTGTCTCCTGCGCGCAGGTCCGGGTCACCCTCACCCTGGACGGAGCCGAACTGGTCCTCGGGGTCACCGACCCCGACCGGGACCGGCTCCCCCGGCCGCACCGCCCGGCCCTCGGCGAGGAAGGCGGACGCGGACTGGCCCTCGTTACGGCATTGGCCGACACGTGGGGATGCCGGCAGGGGCCGTACACGAAGTGCGTGTGGGCCCGCTTCACGCTCACGGAGACGGCGAGGGCCCATGCTCCGGCGACTTCTTGA
- a CDS encoding helix-turn-helix domain-containing protein has protein sequence MSTDYQRAREELGRKLRELRAECPDGRLTGTELAQRLGWSQSKVSKLENGRQTPTDDDLRAWAEAVGQPAAFSELRARLKGFESHIRSWRRQLAAGHSPVQETWNTLVGESRTLLMWESSTVSGMVQTADYARHVFERYTDLRCSPRDTEEAVRARMKRQEWLYRPGKQLKLLMWEGALWAQMCPPDVLVAQLDRLLGLVGMDTVHLGIVPLNSALRLPPANSFCMLDDRLVVIEDWHAELWLDDAETITLYRRVWDTLAESAVFGTEAQQVIARVRRGIKV, from the coding sequence GTGAGCACGGACTATCAAAGGGCGCGCGAGGAACTGGGTCGAAAGCTCAGGGAGTTGCGCGCCGAGTGCCCTGACGGCCGGCTCACCGGTACGGAACTGGCCCAGCGGCTGGGGTGGTCGCAGTCGAAGGTCAGTAAACTGGAGAACGGCAGGCAGACGCCGACGGATGACGATCTGCGGGCGTGGGCCGAGGCCGTGGGGCAGCCCGCTGCCTTTTCGGAACTGCGCGCGCGGCTGAAGGGCTTCGAAAGTCATATCCGCTCCTGGCGGCGCCAGCTTGCGGCAGGCCACAGCCCTGTCCAGGAGACGTGGAACACCCTCGTGGGGGAATCCCGGACCCTGCTCATGTGGGAGAGCAGCACCGTCAGCGGCATGGTCCAGACCGCCGACTACGCGCGCCACGTCTTCGAGCGCTACACGGACCTCCGGTGCTCCCCGCGAGACACCGAGGAAGCGGTGCGAGCTCGCATGAAGCGGCAGGAGTGGCTCTACCGCCCAGGTAAGCAGCTGAAGCTGCTCATGTGGGAGGGAGCCCTGTGGGCTCAGATGTGTCCGCCGGACGTCTTGGTGGCACAGCTGGACCGGCTGCTCGGCCTGGTGGGGATGGACACGGTCCATCTCGGGATCGTGCCCTTGAACAGTGCGCTACGCCTCCCACCTGCGAACTCCTTCTGCATGCTGGACGATCGCCTGGTCGTCATCGAGGACTGGCACGCCGAACTATGGCTCGACGATGCTGAAACGATCACTCTCTATCGACGGGTCTGGGACACCCTCGCCGAGTCGGCCGTCTTCGGTACCGAGGCCCAGCAAGTGATCGCCCGCGTGCGCCGGGGCATCAAGGTCTGA
- a CDS encoding DUF6879 family protein, whose protein sequence is MAEPVRVREIDSDEGQRLLRIIRRGNGSVVTWRRAQMVLLSAQGVSVAKIAEVTFTSDDRVRDVIHNFNADGFDSLYPKYKGGRPRTFTFAERREIKKIAKSKPAEHGLPFSTWSLAKLADFLVAEGVVDDISHEGLRVLLREEGVSFQRIKTWKTSRDPDYAAKKARVEHLYAIADGEVIPEHGEPKVVFCLDEFGGLFGKFEHTAWRLETRRRYASDETNDRWKRFVDTGEVGEDWADATEVRWFRDTIRAQTAQGKRMERVRIVDHPATLGQRYLLSSAKGNIGFGEDIRNMWRADADRLRLPAEDFWLFDSRLIALLRFDEDDELTHVDLITEPAEVVRCCMIRDAAWHHAVPWKQFMAETRSHA, encoded by the coding sequence GTGGCAGAGCCAGTACGGGTACGCGAGATCGACAGTGATGAGGGGCAGCGCCTGCTGCGGATCATCCGCAGGGGCAACGGCTCGGTGGTGACCTGGCGGCGGGCACAGATGGTGCTGCTGTCCGCGCAGGGCGTGTCCGTGGCAAAGATCGCCGAGGTGACGTTCACCAGCGACGACCGGGTCCGGGATGTGATCCACAACTTCAACGCGGACGGGTTCGACTCGCTCTACCCGAAGTACAAGGGAGGTCGGCCCAGGACTTTCACGTTTGCGGAGCGCCGGGAGATCAAGAAGATCGCCAAGTCCAAGCCGGCCGAGCACGGCCTGCCGTTTTCGACCTGGAGCCTGGCCAAGCTGGCCGACTTCCTGGTTGCCGAGGGGGTGGTCGACGACATCAGCCACGAGGGCCTGCGGGTCCTGCTCCGCGAGGAGGGCGTCTCGTTTCAACGCATAAAGACCTGGAAGACCTCCCGCGACCCCGACTACGCGGCCAAGAAGGCCCGCGTCGAGCACCTCTACGCGATCGCCGACGGCGAGGTCATACCCGAGCATGGCGAGCCGAAGGTGGTCTTCTGCCTGGACGAGTTCGGCGGCCTGTTCGGCAAATTCGAGCACACCGCCTGGCGGTTGGAGACCCGACGGCGGTACGCGAGCGACGAGACGAACGACCGCTGGAAGCGCTTTGTCGACACTGGGGAGGTCGGCGAGGACTGGGCGGACGCCACAGAGGTCAGGTGGTTCCGTGACACGATCCGTGCGCAGACCGCGCAGGGCAAGCGCATGGAACGGGTGCGCATTGTGGATCATCCCGCCACTCTCGGCCAGCGTTACCTCCTCAGCAGCGCTAAAGGGAACATCGGCTTCGGCGAGGACATCCGCAATATGTGGCGAGCCGATGCCGATCGACTCCGGCTTCCCGCCGAGGACTTCTGGTTGTTCGACAGCCGTCTGATCGCGCTCCTGCGATTCGATGAGGACGACGAGCTCACCCATGTGGATCTGATCACGGAGCCCGCTGAGGTGGTGCGCTGCTGCATGATCCGGGATGCTGCTTGGCACCACGCCGTACCGTGGAAGCAGTTCATGGCCGAGACGCGCAGCCACGCGTAG
- a CDS encoding PadR family transcriptional regulator — protein MLELAILGFLAEGPLHGYQLRHRIAHLSGHARPVSDGSLYPAISRLVSAGLLDRRTEPGASAAQRHTLSLTDAGRRELLRRLRDAHGLDISDSTRYFTVLAFLSHLPDTADQHAVLRRRLEFLEQPASFFHDGDRLLGADDTDDPYRRGMLTIARATSCAERSWLREMLT, from the coding sequence ATGCTCGAACTCGCGATTCTGGGATTCCTGGCCGAGGGGCCTCTGCACGGCTATCAACTGCGGCATCGGATAGCGCACTTGTCCGGCCATGCCCGACCGGTCAGCGACGGCAGCCTCTACCCGGCGATCAGCAGGCTGGTCAGCGCCGGGCTACTCGACCGGCGGACTGAACCGGGCGCCTCGGCGGCTCAGCGGCACACTCTGAGCCTGACCGATGCCGGGCGCCGCGAGTTGCTGCGCCGACTGCGGGATGCCCATGGCCTGGACATCAGCGACAGCACCAGGTACTTCACAGTCCTGGCCTTCCTTTCCCACCTGCCCGACACCGCTGATCAGCACGCTGTACTGCGTCGACGGCTGGAATTCCTGGAACAGCCCGCGAGCTTCTTCCACGACGGCGACCGCCTACTGGGCGCTGACGACACCGACGACCCCTACCGGCGCGGCATGCTGACCATCGCCCGAGCCACCAGCTGCGCCGAAAGGTCCTGGCTTCGGGAGATGTTGACCTGA
- a CDS encoding cysteine hydrolase family protein: MAYTKEWVTERARNAYERGRASFDVRPERTTLLVIDMQDEFVRPGWSPYWVPAATRMAPRLRRLVEECRAASVPVIWTIFDDTHLGLDRPHALRFLPHADTDWRRPGPAEVWASMGRHPDEAVIRKPSYGAFYDTPLDTMLRNLGRDTVIVTGTLTNYCCGTTARQAYERGYKVVFGSDVTATDDESRQEPELAVLRKGFALVLTAEQITNRLTGATPASEDEERANVT; this comes from the coding sequence ATGGCATACACCAAGGAATGGGTCACCGAGCGGGCACGCAACGCCTACGAGCGCGGCCGGGCATCGTTCGACGTACGACCCGAACGAACAACGCTGCTGGTCATCGACATGCAAGACGAATTCGTCCGGCCCGGCTGGAGTCCCTACTGGGTGCCCGCGGCCACCCGGATGGCGCCCCGACTGCGCCGACTGGTCGAAGAATGCCGGGCCGCCTCCGTCCCGGTGATCTGGACCATCTTCGACGACACTCACCTCGGACTGGACCGACCGCACGCCTTGCGGTTCCTCCCGCATGCCGACACCGACTGGCGCCGGCCGGGCCCTGCCGAGGTGTGGGCCTCGATGGGCCGCCACCCCGACGAGGCCGTGATCCGCAAGCCCTCTTACGGGGCGTTTTACGACACCCCGCTCGATACGATGCTGCGCAACCTCGGCCGCGACACCGTCATCGTCACGGGAACACTCACCAACTACTGCTGTGGCACCACGGCCCGGCAGGCATACGAACGCGGCTACAAGGTCGTCTTCGGATCCGACGTCACGGCCACCGACGACGAGTCACGACAAGAGCCCGAACTCGCTGTCCTACGCAAAGGTTTTGCCCTCGTGCTGACCGCAGAACAGATCACCAACCGACTGACCGGGGCCACCCCAGCATCAGAGGACGAGGAGCGGGCGAACGTTACCTGA
- a CDS encoding cellulase family glycosylhydrolase yields the protein MFRSLRRALCVAVAAFLLPLAGVQPAGAAEPGDGAARDGTARSVMAGEGYWHTEGRRILDASGQPVRIAGINWFGFETDVRVAHGLWARDYKAMLDQIKSLGYNTVRVPYSDDILKPGALPDSINHDGINTDLRGLTSLQVLDRIVAHAGQAGLKIVLDRHRPDAAAQSALWYTDAVPESTWITNLKALAARYKGDSTVIGIDPHNEPRDPACWGCGDTARDWRLAAERAGNAVLSVNPELLIFVEGVQSYNGVNGWWGGNLMGVADHPVRLDVPGRLVYSAHDYATSVGQQPWFSDPSFPANMPGIWDKYWGYVFKQNIAPVWLGEFGTTLQSGVDQRWLSVLVSYLRSTAQYGGDSFHWTFWSWNPNSGDTGGILKDDWTTVDTVKDGYLADIKAPGFAAGDPGDPGDPGDPGDPGDPGDTAECAAAYTVSSDWGGGFNADVKVTNTGTVPLTSWKVTWTWSGTQRVTSMWNASHTQSGATVTALNAGHNGALAAGGSTSFGFGGTPGGGSVPSVSCTAT from the coding sequence ATGTTCCGCAGTTTGCGAAGAGCGCTGTGCGTGGCCGTGGCGGCGTTCCTGCTACCGCTGGCGGGCGTTCAGCCGGCCGGTGCGGCGGAGCCGGGCGACGGCGCGGCACGCGACGGTACGGCACGTTCCGTCATGGCGGGCGAAGGGTACTGGCACACCGAGGGCCGACGCATCCTGGACGCCTCCGGGCAGCCCGTACGCATCGCCGGCATCAACTGGTTCGGCTTCGAGACCGACGTCCGGGTGGCCCACGGCCTGTGGGCCCGCGACTACAAGGCCATGCTCGACCAGATCAAGTCCCTCGGCTACAACACCGTCCGCGTCCCCTACAGCGACGACATCCTCAAGCCGGGCGCCCTGCCCGACAGCATCAACCACGACGGCATCAACACCGACCTGCGGGGCCTGACCTCGCTCCAGGTGCTGGACCGGATCGTGGCGCACGCGGGGCAGGCGGGCCTGAAGATCGTGCTCGACCGACACCGTCCCGACGCGGCAGCCCAGTCCGCGCTCTGGTACACCGACGCGGTGCCCGAATCGACCTGGATCACCAATCTCAAGGCCCTCGCGGCCCGTTACAAGGGCGACTCGACCGTCATCGGCATCGACCCGCACAACGAGCCCCGCGACCCCGCCTGCTGGGGCTGCGGCGACACGGCACGGGACTGGCGGCTGGCCGCCGAACGGGCCGGCAACGCGGTGCTGTCCGTCAACCCCGAGCTGCTGATCTTCGTCGAGGGCGTGCAGTCGTACAACGGGGTCAACGGCTGGTGGGGCGGCAACCTGATGGGCGTCGCCGACCACCCGGTCCGCCTGGACGTACCCGGCCGGCTCGTCTACTCCGCGCACGACTACGCCACCAGCGTGGGCCAACAGCCCTGGTTCAGCGATCCGTCCTTCCCCGCCAATATGCCCGGGATCTGGGACAAGTACTGGGGCTACGTCTTCAAGCAGAACATCGCCCCGGTCTGGCTCGGCGAGTTCGGCACGACGCTCCAGTCGGGCGTGGACCAGCGGTGGCTGTCCGTACTGGTCTCGTATCTGCGGTCCACGGCGCAGTACGGGGGAGACAGCTTCCACTGGACCTTCTGGTCCTGGAACCCCAACTCCGGTGACACCGGCGGCATCCTGAAGGACGACTGGACGACCGTGGACACGGTGAAGGACGGCTACCTCGCGGACATCAAGGCCCCGGGGTTCGCGGCGGGCGACCCCGGTGACCCTGGTGATCCGGGCGACCCCGGAGATCCGGGTGACCCCGGCGACACCGCCGAGTGCGCCGCCGCCTACACCGTCAGCAGCGACTGGGGCGGCGGCTTCAACGCCGACGTGAAGGTCACCAACACCGGGACCGTGCCGCTGACGTCCTGGAAGGTGACATGGACCTGGAGCGGGACCCAGCGCGTCACCAGTATGTGGAACGCCTCCCACACCCAGTCCGGGGCGACGGTCACCGCCCTCAATGCCGGTCACAACGGGGCGCTCGCGGCGGGCGGTTCGACGAGCTTCGGCTTCGGGGGCACGCCGGGTGGCGGAAGCGTGCCGAGCGTGAGCTGCACGGCGACGTGA
- a CDS encoding ABC transporter permease, which produces MSAVDLTDPADQAGPADPNGSTTAPVARGRAYWALADCWNIVRRGLTHYRRQPVNIAWQLGFPILSVLLYGYVFGSAMTVPGGGDYRDFLMPGMFVMTMAFGFINTATIVVYDATKGVIDRFRSMPMAPSAVVAGRGVTDLVVACAELGILVLTALAMGWRPEGGWNFLAAFGLLLWLRFALIWLGVWLGLLVPNPEAAGGLFAVAFPLTMISSIFVAPQLMPDWLGRLAAWNPISSTAAATRELFGTPVGGGDSWVEQHALLMAGVWPLVLTAIFLPLAVRRFQKLSR; this is translated from the coding sequence GTGAGCGCCGTCGACCTGACCGACCCGGCGGATCAGGCAGGCCCGGCGGACCCGAACGGCTCGACCACCGCGCCCGTCGCGCGCGGCCGCGCCTACTGGGCGCTCGCCGACTGCTGGAACATCGTCCGCCGCGGGCTGACCCACTACCGGCGCCAGCCCGTCAACATCGCCTGGCAGTTGGGCTTCCCGATCCTGTCGGTGCTGCTGTACGGCTATGTCTTCGGCAGCGCGATGACGGTACCCGGCGGCGGGGATTACAGGGACTTCCTGATGCCCGGGATGTTCGTGATGACGATGGCGTTCGGCTTCATCAACACCGCGACCATCGTGGTGTACGACGCCACCAAGGGCGTGATCGACCGGTTCCGCTCGATGCCGATGGCGCCGTCCGCGGTGGTGGCCGGGCGCGGGGTGACCGATCTGGTCGTCGCCTGCGCCGAGTTGGGGATCCTCGTGCTCACCGCGCTGGCCATGGGCTGGCGACCGGAGGGTGGCTGGAACTTCCTCGCGGCGTTCGGCCTGCTGCTGTGGCTGCGGTTCGCGCTCATCTGGCTCGGGGTCTGGCTCGGGCTCCTGGTGCCCAACCCGGAGGCGGCGGGCGGGCTGTTCGCGGTCGCCTTCCCGCTGACGATGATCTCCAGCATCTTCGTGGCCCCGCAGCTCATGCCCGACTGGCTGGGCCGGCTCGCCGCCTGGAACCCGATCTCGTCCACGGCCGCGGCCACCCGTGAGCTGTTCGGCACGCCGGTCGGCGGCGGCGACTCCTGGGTCGAGCAGCACGCGCTGCTGATGGCCGGGGTGTGGCCGCTGGTCCTGACGGCGATCTTCCTGCCGCTCGCGGTACGGAGGTTCCAGAAGCTGAGTCGGTGA
- a CDS encoding ATP-binding cassette domain-containing protein yields the protein MNEGHDKGDGPGGGYGGPGGGGDYAVRAEGLDKRYGEKRALDGFDLAVRTGTVHGLLGPNGAGKTTAVRILSTLVRLDGGRATVAGLDVSRQAREVRARIGLTGQYAAVDEVLTGRQNLEMFGRLFHLGGKRARSRATELLERFDLSDAAGKGVGGYSGGMRRRLDLAASMILAPAVLFLDEPTTGLDPRSRNEVWDSVRALVADGTTVLLTTQYLEEADKLASRITVIDQGRAIADDTPDGLKSLVGGDRIEVVVADRTDIPRAVKVVARVTDGEPESDESELRVHAPVTDRVAALTEVARTLQDEGVRVEDIGLRRPSLDDVFLRLTGHRTDVSQTKEAAA from the coding sequence ATGAACGAAGGCCATGACAAGGGCGACGGACCCGGCGGCGGCTATGGCGGGCCCGGCGGGGGCGGCGACTACGCGGTGCGGGCCGAAGGGCTGGACAAGCGGTACGGCGAGAAGCGCGCCCTTGACGGCTTCGACCTCGCCGTCCGTACGGGCACCGTGCACGGCCTGCTGGGGCCGAACGGCGCCGGGAAGACCACCGCCGTGCGCATCCTGTCGACGCTGGTCCGGCTCGACGGGGGACGGGCCACGGTGGCCGGCCTCGACGTCTCGCGGCAGGCGCGCGAGGTGCGGGCGAGAATCGGGCTCACGGGGCAGTACGCGGCCGTGGACGAGGTGCTCACCGGACGTCAGAACCTCGAGATGTTCGGGCGGCTGTTCCACCTGGGCGGAAAACGGGCCCGGTCACGGGCCACCGAACTGCTGGAGCGGTTCGACCTGAGCGACGCCGCCGGCAAGGGCGTCGGCGGCTACAGCGGAGGGATGCGGCGGCGCCTGGACCTCGCCGCCTCCATGATCCTCGCGCCGGCCGTGCTCTTCCTGGACGAGCCGACGACGGGGCTCGATCCCCGCAGCCGCAACGAGGTCTGGGACTCCGTAAGGGCGTTGGTCGCGGACGGCACGACGGTGCTGCTGACCACGCAGTACCTGGAGGAGGCCGACAAACTGGCCTCCCGCATCACCGTCATCGACCAGGGCCGGGCCATCGCGGACGACACCCCGGACGGGCTGAAGAGCCTCGTCGGCGGCGACCGCATCGAGGTCGTCGTCGCCGACCGGACCGACATCCCACGGGCGGTGAAGGTGGTCGCCCGGGTCACCGACGGCGAACCCGAGTCGGACGAGAGCGAGTTGCGCGTGCACGCCCCGGTCACGGACCGCGTGGCCGCGCTGACCGAGGTGGCGCGCACCCTCCAGGACGAGGGGGTACGGGTCGAGGACATCGGGCTGCGCAGACCCAGCCTCGACGACGTCTTCCTGCGCCTCACCGGCCACCGCACGGACGTTTCGCAGACGAAGGAGGCTGCCGCGTGA
- a CDS encoding TetR/AcrR family transcriptional regulator: MTSGGQTSGRETSGSGDITRTLDLLWGTGRRPSRGPKPGLTLERIVEAAVELADREGIGALSMRRIAAELGTGTMSLYRYVPGKAELLDLMLDRVQRTSEDPGDFGDGHWRSTLEVLGRAALALYRRHPWLLEVNQSRPILGPSALDGMEKVMSRIKPMGLSDPELLSVIVMIEGYVVGAARTQLYQQEVEHTSGLTDAEFWEAQRPALEKAMASGRYPVMAGLAEDTFSSDFDHFEFGLQRILDGLELFVTARTAETAPASAPSSIPASIPASAPSSAPAAGPDRSAGPDRSAPPDRSAPPDRSAPPDRSAPPEQPS, from the coding sequence ATGACGAGCGGTGGGCAGACCAGCGGCAGGGAGACGAGCGGGAGCGGTGACATCACCCGCACCCTCGACCTGCTGTGGGGCACGGGCCGGCGGCCGAGCCGCGGGCCGAAACCCGGCCTGACGCTGGAGCGGATCGTGGAGGCCGCCGTCGAGCTCGCGGACCGGGAGGGGATCGGCGCGCTCTCGATGCGCCGGATCGCCGCGGAACTCGGCACCGGCACGATGTCCCTGTACCGCTACGTCCCCGGGAAGGCCGAGCTGCTCGACCTGATGCTGGACCGCGTCCAGCGCACCTCCGAGGACCCCGGCGACTTCGGCGACGGCCACTGGCGCTCGACCCTGGAGGTCCTGGGCCGCGCCGCCCTCGCTCTGTACCGCCGCCACCCGTGGCTGCTGGAGGTCAACCAGTCCCGGCCGATCCTCGGACCCAGCGCGCTCGACGGCATGGAGAAAGTGATGTCCCGGATCAAGCCGATGGGCCTGTCCGATCCCGAACTGCTGTCGGTGATCGTCATGATCGAGGGGTACGTCGTCGGCGCGGCGCGCACCCAGCTGTACCAGCAGGAGGTCGAGCACACCTCCGGGCTGACGGACGCGGAGTTCTGGGAGGCCCAGCGGCCTGCGCTGGAGAAGGCCATGGCCAGCGGACGCTATCCCGTCATGGCCGGCCTCGCCGAGGACACCTTCAGCTCCGACTTCGACCACTTCGAGTTCGGACTGCAACGCATCCTGGACGGCTTGGAGCTGTTCGTGACCGCCCGCACCGCGGAAACCGCTCCGGCGTCCGCCCCGTCATCCATTCCGGCGTCCATTCCGGCGTCCGCCCCGTCGTCCGCCCCCGCAGCCGGGCCGGACCGCTCGGCCGGACCGGACCGCTCGGCTCCGCCGGACCGCTCAGCTCCGCCGGACCGCTCGGCTCCGCCGGACCGCTCAGCTCCGCCGGAACAGCCGTCGTAG
- a CDS encoding WD40 repeat domain-containing protein yields the protein MRRPLAPLAAAAAALFAAPVLLVGALGAPAAAADGDDAGAGNDSFTIQDPRITESSGLAASRLHPGVYWTHNDSDDGPYLYAVDSATGETVARITLTGIGTPRDVEAISIGPDDRIFVGDIGDNLGGTWPHVWIYELPEPKELRDQTVRATQYVVTYSDGARDAESLVVHPKSGRVYIVDKKEEGGHLYEGPAELSASGGNVFRPVAPVDLWATDAAFSPDGRQLAVRSYFGGIQYAWDDATDGKIERKGRLSVPLAGQGESVSYSADGSRLMYGSEGEQSPVESREVPGGGAGGEGGESSAGGDSAAGEDGDGAGGDGLKIGVIGVVVVGALLLGLRRLFRRS from the coding sequence ATGCGCCGACCCCTCGCCCCGCTCGCCGCGGCCGCCGCCGCCCTGTTCGCCGCTCCGGTCCTGCTCGTGGGCGCGCTCGGCGCGCCCGCCGCGGCCGCCGACGGCGACGACGCGGGTGCGGGGAACGACTCCTTCACGATCCAGGACCCGCGGATCACCGAGTCCAGCGGGCTCGCCGCCTCCCGGCTCCACCCGGGCGTCTACTGGACCCACAACGACAGCGACGACGGCCCCTACCTCTACGCCGTCGACAGCGCGACCGGCGAGACCGTCGCCCGGATCACCCTCACCGGGATCGGTACCCCCCGGGACGTCGAGGCGATCTCCATCGGGCCGGACGACCGGATCTTCGTCGGGGACATCGGTGACAACCTCGGCGGCACCTGGCCGCACGTGTGGATCTACGAGCTGCCCGAGCCGAAGGAACTGCGGGACCAGACCGTGCGGGCCACGCAGTACGTCGTGACGTACTCCGACGGGGCCCGTGACGCCGAGTCCCTCGTCGTGCACCCGAAGAGCGGGCGCGTCTACATCGTCGACAAGAAGGAGGAGGGCGGACACCTCTACGAGGGGCCCGCCGAACTCTCCGCCTCGGGCGGCAACGTCTTCCGGCCGGTCGCCCCCGTCGACCTGTGGGCCACCGACGCCGCCTTCTCGCCCGACGGCCGGCAGCTCGCCGTACGGTCGTACTTCGGCGGCATCCAGTACGCGTGGGACGACGCGACGGACGGGAAGATCGAGCGCAAGGGGCGGCTCAGCGTGCCGCTCGCGGGACAGGGCGAGTCCGTCAGCTACTCCGCGGACGGCTCCCGGCTGATGTACGGGAGCGAGGGCGAGCAGAGCCCGGTCGAGTCCCGGGAGGTACCCGGGGGCGGCGCCGGTGGCGAGGGCGGGGAGTCGTCCGCGGGCGGCGACTCGGCCGCCGGTGAGGACGGGGACGGCGCCGGTGGTGACGGGCTCAAGATCGGGGTGATCGGCGTGGTCGTCGTGGGAGCCCTCCTGCTCGGGCTACGACGGCTGTTCCGGCGGAGCTGA
- a CDS encoding SGNH/GDSL hydrolase family protein, whose amino-acid sequence MLRFMPVGDSMTIGGAGEHTWRYRLWQHLCAEYGGPFTLVGPRETLHDPQTDSPTSYAYADPDFPRGHLAGWGEGWHHMVPLIGESVRTLRADVLLVSLGLIDLGFYTNPEQTADNVRAFVAAARSANRRVRLVVLPVIPNIRAEVDPGFAAQVARFNDLLAKTAVDLDTPDSPVLLAALPPEYDIHADTYDGTHPNANGEHKIAEAFAEALYRGWELGGPYEAAA is encoded by the coding sequence ATGCTCAGGTTCATGCCCGTCGGCGACTCGATGACCATCGGGGGCGCGGGTGAACACACCTGGCGCTACCGACTGTGGCAGCACCTGTGCGCGGAGTACGGCGGCCCCTTCACCCTCGTCGGCCCGCGCGAGACGCTGCACGACCCGCAGACGGACTCCCCTACCTCGTACGCCTACGCCGACCCGGACTTCCCGCGCGGGCACCTGGCCGGCTGGGGCGAGGGCTGGCACCACATGGTGCCGCTGATCGGCGAGTCCGTCCGGACCCTGCGCGCCGACGTGCTCCTGGTCTCCCTGGGCCTGATCGACCTCGGCTTCTACACGAACCCCGAGCAGACCGCGGACAACGTCCGCGCCTTCGTCGCGGCGGCACGCTCGGCCAACCGGCGCGTGCGTCTGGTCGTGCTCCCGGTCATACCCAACATCCGCGCGGAGGTCGATCCGGGCTTCGCCGCCCAGGTCGCCCGCTTCAACGACCTCCTGGCGAAGACGGCCGTCGACCTGGACACCCCGGACTCCCCCGTCCTCCTGGCCGCGCTTCCGCCGGAGTACGACATCCACGCCGACACCTACGACGGCACCCACCCCAACGCGAACGGCGAACACAAGATCGCCGAGGCCTTCGCGGAGGCGTTGTACCGGGGCTGGGAACTGGGCGGTCCCTACGAGGCGGCAGCATAG
- a CDS encoding Uma2 family endonuclease — protein MTVVDDRIAMADANTQRLDEWFERLERMPVPEGFRVEIVGGNVHMTPQRDTHWGIIRRIIRAVEDRFGMDVTVFSDVRIDFPGHGNGFCPDVAVLREGARKDAEGHWRYQDIEFIVEVISEGTAANDYGPKKAAYATAEVPLYVIADPYQARCYVYTRPKNGDYVTRTKVDFGDTLDLTGTVADLKLGTDGFPRD, from the coding sequence ATGACCGTCGTAGACGACAGGATCGCCATGGCCGACGCCAACACGCAGCGCTTGGACGAGTGGTTCGAGCGGCTGGAGCGGATGCCCGTCCCCGAAGGATTCAGGGTCGAGATCGTCGGGGGCAACGTCCATATGACACCGCAACGGGACACCCACTGGGGGATCATCCGGCGGATCATCCGGGCCGTCGAGGACAGGTTCGGCATGGACGTCACCGTGTTCTCGGACGTCCGTATCGACTTCCCCGGGCATGGGAACGGCTTCTGCCCGGATGTCGCGGTGCTCCGGGAGGGGGCCCGGAAGGACGCCGAAGGCCACTGGCGGTATCAAGACATCGAATTCATCGTCGAAGTCATCTCCGAGGGCACGGCCGCCAACGACTACGGCCCGAAGAAGGCCGCCTACGCGACCGCCGAGGTCCCGCTCTACGTCATCGCCGACCCCTACCAGGCCCGGTGCTACGTCTACACCCGCCCCAAGAACGGCGACTACGTCACGCGGACGAAGGTGGACTTCGGCGACACCCTCGACCTGACCGGGACCGTCGCGGACCTGAAGCTCGGCACCGACGGCTTCCCCCGCGACTGA